One genomic segment of Corallococcus silvisoli includes these proteins:
- a CDS encoding ferritin-like domain-containing protein — translation MADPHPQPFVSDIQEIRRRAREHLEEGAHTENYEGNVQTTLKLLNDALATEVVCVLRYTHHYISAVGINSDAVKEEFGQHAREEQDHALRLAERINQLGGRPNFNPEGLLSRSASQYVEGQNLVDMIRENLVAERIAIETYRDMIRYFADHDPTTRRLLEDILTKEEEHANDMHDLLVAHQGRPMLEN, via the coding sequence ATGGCCGACCCGCATCCGCAGCCCTTCGTCAGCGACATCCAGGAGATCCGCCGCCGCGCTCGCGAGCACCTGGAGGAAGGCGCCCACACGGAGAACTACGAGGGCAACGTGCAGACGACCCTCAAGCTGCTCAACGACGCGCTCGCGACCGAGGTGGTCTGCGTGCTGCGCTACACGCACCACTACATCTCCGCGGTGGGCATCAACAGCGATGCGGTGAAGGAGGAGTTCGGCCAGCACGCGCGCGAGGAGCAGGACCACGCGCTGCGGCTCGCGGAGCGCATCAATCAGCTGGGGGGACGGCCGAACTTCAACCCCGAGGGGCTGCTGTCCCGCAGCGCCAGCCAGTACGTCGAGGGCCAGAACCTGGTGGACATGATCCGCGAGAACCTGGTGGCGGAGCGCATCGCCATCGAGACCTACCGCGACATGATCCGCTACTTCGCGGACCACGACCCCACCACGCGGCGGCTCCTGGAGGACATCCTCACCAAGGAGGAGGAGCACGCCAACGACATGCATGACCTGCTGGTGGCCCACCAGGGCAGGCCCATGCTGGAGAATTGA
- a CDS encoding response regulator transcription factor, with the protein MHGKILLLDSKPPVRGATARHLTAAGFTVLTARTDAQARSLLDTHLFDAVLIDHPFGRPGLDEGLRFARDLRMQDPRVPLLLMTALPLEEVRDSAWASGITKLLPKPQLMPVLILHLSALIPAAANEDLPHPVPMR; encoded by the coding sequence ATGCACGGCAAAATCCTCCTCCTCGATTCGAAGCCCCCGGTTCGTGGGGCGACGGCGCGTCACCTGACGGCCGCGGGCTTCACCGTCCTCACCGCGCGCACGGACGCGCAGGCGCGGAGCCTGCTGGACACGCATCTGTTCGACGCGGTCCTCATCGACCATCCGTTCGGGCGGCCCGGCCTGGACGAGGGGCTGCGCTTCGCTCGTGATCTGCGGATGCAGGACCCCCGCGTTCCGCTGCTGTTGATGACGGCGCTGCCGCTGGAGGAGGTCCGGGACTCGGCCTGGGCGAGCGGCATCACGAAGCTGTTGCCCAAACCCCAACTGATGCCGGTGCTCATCCTCCACCTGTCCGCGCTCATTCCCGCGGCGGCCAACGAGGACCTGCCGCATCCCGTCCCGATGCGCTAG
- a CDS encoding fatty acid desaturase family protein, with amino-acid sequence MERAAPPSSKDLIARTRPFANQDAARSLWALLSTYAALAGAVAVAAAAPWWPLRIVGGFIEALVLIRCFILFHDAMHGALLPKSRWAKALFQVQGILTLTPARIWNDTHNHHHANTARIAADSAGTFVTWTTEQWRGATGWQRLGYVVERHPVTLLFGYVTAFLISLCLVPFVKNPKRYWTSGLALGLHVALSVAVWHFLGLGVYLCAFVGPLFVAYALGTYLFYAQHNFDDVAILPEPSWNHADAALEASSYMRFGPVMEWFTGNIGYHHVHHLNPRIPFYRLPEAMAAIPELQGPHLTTLTVKDIVGCLRLNLWDASRGRMVRYRDAAIPG; translated from the coding sequence ATGGAACGAGCCGCGCCGCCGTCGAGCAAGGACCTCATTGCCCGCACGCGCCCCTTCGCCAATCAGGACGCCGCGCGCTCGCTCTGGGCCCTGCTGTCCACCTACGCGGCGCTCGCGGGGGCCGTGGCGGTGGCGGCCGCCGCGCCCTGGTGGCCGCTGCGCATCGTGGGGGGCTTCATCGAAGCGCTGGTGCTCATCCGTTGCTTCATCCTCTTCCACGACGCGATGCACGGCGCGCTCCTGCCGAAGTCCCGGTGGGCCAAGGCGCTCTTCCAGGTGCAGGGGATCCTGACGCTCACGCCCGCGCGCATCTGGAATGACACGCACAACCACCACCACGCCAACACGGCGCGCATCGCCGCGGACTCCGCGGGCACCTTCGTCACCTGGACCACGGAGCAGTGGCGCGGCGCCACGGGCTGGCAGCGGCTGGGCTACGTGGTGGAGCGCCACCCGGTGACGCTGCTGTTCGGCTACGTCACCGCGTTCCTCATCAGCCTGTGCCTGGTGCCCTTCGTGAAGAACCCGAAGCGCTACTGGACCTCCGGGCTCGCCCTGGGCCTGCACGTGGCGCTGTCCGTGGCCGTCTGGCACTTCCTCGGCCTGGGGGTCTACCTCTGCGCCTTCGTGGGCCCGCTGTTCGTCGCGTACGCGCTGGGCACGTACCTGTTCTACGCGCAGCACAACTTCGACGACGTGGCCATCCTGCCGGAGCCCTCCTGGAACCACGCGGACGCCGCGCTGGAGGCCAGCAGCTACATGCGCTTCGGGCCGGTGATGGAGTGGTTCACGGGCAACATCGGCTACCACCACGTGCACCACCTCAACCCGCGCATCCCGTTCTACCGGCTGCCGGAGGCGATGGCGGCCATCCCGGAGCTGCAGGGGCCGCACCTCACCACACTCACGGTGAAGGACATCGTGGGCTGCCTGCGGCTGAACCTGTGGGACGCGTCGCGCGGTCGGATGGTGCGCTACCGCGACGCGGCGATCCCGGGCTGA
- a CDS encoding response regulator has translation MPPRVPRNLLIIDDETVLCWVLGRFFSSAGYAVDSATDLHEALERVKHGRYDLVISDLRLSGTQSEEGLIIAERVREASPDTRMVLLTAFATPDLGTRAQALGVDLVLSKPQPLPALAEHVSQLLEAPR, from the coding sequence ATGCCGCCCCGCGTGCCCCGGAACCTGCTGATCATCGACGACGAGACGGTGCTGTGCTGGGTCCTGGGTCGCTTCTTCTCCAGCGCGGGCTACGCGGTCGACTCGGCCACGGACCTGCACGAGGCGCTGGAGCGCGTGAAGCATGGCCGGTACGACCTGGTCATCAGCGATCTGCGCCTGAGCGGCACGCAGTCCGAGGAAGGGCTGATCATCGCGGAGCGAGTGCGTGAGGCCTCCCCCGACACGCGCATGGTGCTGCTGACGGCGTTCGCGACCCCGGACCTGGGCACCCGCGCCCAGGCGCTGGGCGTGGACCTGGTGCTGAGCAAGCCCCAGCCGCTGCCCGCCCTGGCGGAGCACGTGTCGCAGCTGCTGGAGGCTCCGCGCTAG
- a CDS encoding sigma-54-dependent transcriptional regulator — translation MTRTRILLVDDEPGVRLGMKGYLTQHGFDVAEATSVAEAQEGFRAHRPDVAVIDYRLPDGTALELLPRLKELDAAVPLVVLTGHGSIELAVQAVKEGAEQFLTKPVELAVLKVVLERLVAQRRERQRQLADRSRTARTQVDPFLGTSPAITALRDQAERMRDSDSPVLITGETGSGKSVLARWLHECGPRKEAPFVDLNCAALSKDLLDSELFGHEKGAFTSAVAAKQGLLEVADRGTLFLDEIGDMDVAVQPKLLKVLEEKRFRRLGDVKDRRVDVRLLAATHQDLSLASREKRFRSDLYFRISTLILHVPALRERAEDVPVLARHFLAEMGRARGRGQVELEPDAERALMTYGWPGNIRELRNVLERAVLLSGTPRLSRSALRFESLPAEEESLGADLTLEELEHRHIERVLAREGGHVERAATKLGISRSSLYAKIKGWQHKGS, via the coding sequence ATGACCCGCACCCGCATCCTGCTCGTGGACGACGAGCCCGGCGTCCGCCTGGGCATGAAGGGCTACCTCACCCAGCACGGGTTCGACGTGGCCGAGGCCACCAGCGTGGCCGAAGCCCAGGAGGGCTTCCGCGCCCACCGGCCCGACGTGGCCGTCATCGACTACCGGCTGCCGGATGGCACGGCGCTGGAGCTTTTGCCCCGGCTCAAGGAGCTGGACGCGGCCGTGCCCCTGGTGGTGCTGACGGGCCACGGCTCCATCGAGCTGGCGGTCCAGGCCGTGAAGGAGGGCGCCGAGCAGTTCCTCACCAAGCCCGTGGAGCTGGCGGTGCTGAAGGTGGTGCTGGAGCGGCTGGTGGCCCAGCGGCGCGAGCGGCAGCGGCAGCTGGCGGACCGCTCGCGCACCGCGCGCACGCAGGTGGATCCCTTCCTGGGCACGAGCCCCGCGATCACCGCGCTTCGCGATCAGGCGGAGCGCATGCGCGACAGCGACAGCCCGGTGCTCATCACCGGGGAGACGGGCAGCGGCAAGAGCGTGCTCGCGCGGTGGCTGCATGAATGCGGGCCGCGCAAGGAGGCGCCCTTCGTGGACCTGAACTGCGCCGCGCTGTCCAAGGACCTGCTGGATTCAGAGCTGTTCGGACACGAGAAGGGCGCCTTCACCAGCGCGGTGGCCGCGAAGCAGGGCCTCTTGGAGGTGGCGGACCGGGGCACGCTGTTCCTGGATGAGATTGGCGACATGGACGTGGCCGTCCAGCCCAAGCTGCTCAAGGTGCTGGAGGAGAAGCGCTTCCGGCGGCTGGGCGACGTGAAGGACCGGCGCGTGGACGTCCGGTTGCTGGCCGCCACGCACCAGGACCTGTCGCTGGCCTCTCGCGAAAAGCGCTTCCGCAGCGACCTGTACTTCCGCATCAGCACCCTCATCCTCCACGTGCCCGCGCTGCGCGAGCGCGCGGAGGACGTGCCGGTGCTCGCCCGCCACTTCCTCGCGGAGATGGGGCGTGCCCGGGGCCGGGGCCAGGTGGAGCTGGAGCCGGACGCGGAGCGGGCCCTGATGACCTACGGTTGGCCGGGCAACATCCGCGAGCTGCGCAACGTGCTGGAGCGCGCCGTGCTCCTGTCCGGCACGCCCCGCCTGTCCCGGAGCGCCCTGCGCTTCGAGTCGCTCCCCGCCGAGGAGGAGTCCCTGGGCGCGGACCTCACGCTGGAGGAGCTGGAGCACCGCCACATCGAACGGGTGCTGGCGCGCGAGGGCGGCCACGTGGAGCGCGCGGCCACGAAGCTGGGCATCTCCCGCAGCTCGCTCTACGCGAAGATCAAGGGCTGGCAACACAAGGGGTCCTGA
- a CDS encoding SRPBCC family protein, translated as MHERREAPMAEAYASQLIQAPADVVWDRVGGFDSLPRWHPGIVSSERVARPGPGPGPLRRITTRDGSVFLEARLEHDSHARSYAYAMLEGPLPVRGYQAKLRVTPVTATGQTFVEWSATFDMAPGHEGEEAALAQWIRDEVFARGLMGLAHTFLPPPQRTQAAERDLRR; from the coding sequence ATGCACGAACGACGTGAGGCACCCATGGCCGAGGCCTACGCAAGTCAACTCATCCAGGCACCCGCGGATGTCGTCTGGGACCGAGTGGGAGGTTTTGACAGCCTTCCCCGCTGGCATCCGGGCATCGTCTCCAGCGAGCGGGTCGCGCGTCCTGGCCCCGGTCCAGGGCCCCTGCGCCGGATCACCACGCGCGACGGCTCGGTGTTCCTGGAGGCGCGGCTGGAGCACGACTCGCACGCGCGCAGCTACGCCTACGCGATGCTGGAGGGCCCGCTGCCGGTGCGCGGCTACCAGGCGAAGCTGCGGGTGACGCCGGTGACGGCGACCGGGCAGACCTTCGTGGAGTGGTCCGCCACGTTCGACATGGCGCCCGGCCACGAGGGCGAGGAGGCGGCGCTGGCCCAGTGGATCCGCGACGAGGTCTTCGCCCGCGGCCTCATGGGCCTCGCGCACACCTTCCTGCCGCCCCCGCAGCGGACGCAGGCGGCGGAGCGGGACTTGCGGCGCTGA
- a CDS encoding FecR family protein: MRTPGAPLLLSLMLCTVPAAGFAEEDTACGGLTFDDGRMITGLRLEPRGARTEACLREVAEAVKARPAIRSITVAAKLPDAERLDGQGLAVAKAAAEVLVSAGIPRTRVSFVAPMNEPRAPGQLQLAYVERPAQPAVARVRTASGPVTARLGEAEPRPRVAGDSLYSGELVATGDTGRAELALADGSNLFLSPQSAVRLGTLELTAERQRKVLLDLVKGTVETEAAPGGTGSTFEVRTRGAVAGVRGTRFRVSQQEDGTSRVETLEGKVALGAERGSVDVGAGFGSRAKPAEAPEAPRALLAAPALERPRGGIYPKAPALVWKAVPGAKVYRVELAGTADFAGDVRVQETATPTLDASATGPGKWFWRVLAVDADGFVGYPSRIFSFDVPG, from the coding sequence GTGAGGACCCCGGGCGCCCCGCTGCTGCTCTCCCTGATGCTGTGCACCGTTCCCGCGGCGGGCTTCGCGGAGGAGGACACCGCCTGCGGCGGCCTGACGTTCGACGATGGGAGGATGATCACGGGCCTCCGACTGGAGCCCCGGGGCGCCCGGACGGAGGCGTGCCTGCGCGAGGTGGCGGAGGCCGTGAAGGCACGCCCCGCCATCCGGAGCATCACCGTGGCCGCGAAGCTGCCGGACGCGGAGCGGTTGGACGGCCAGGGCCTGGCGGTGGCGAAGGCGGCGGCGGAGGTGCTGGTGTCCGCGGGCATCCCCCGCACGCGGGTGTCCTTCGTGGCGCCCATGAACGAGCCCCGCGCCCCGGGCCAGCTGCAGCTGGCGTACGTGGAGCGTCCGGCCCAGCCGGCGGTGGCCAGGGTGCGCACGGCCAGCGGCCCGGTGACGGCCCGCCTGGGCGAGGCGGAGCCCCGGCCGCGCGTGGCGGGTGACTCGCTGTATTCGGGGGAGCTCGTGGCGACGGGCGACACCGGCCGCGCGGAGCTGGCGCTGGCGGATGGCAGCAACCTGTTCCTGTCGCCCCAAAGCGCGGTGCGCCTGGGCACGCTGGAGCTGACGGCCGAGCGCCAGCGCAAGGTGCTCCTGGACCTGGTGAAGGGCACGGTGGAGACGGAGGCGGCGCCGGGCGGGACGGGCTCCACCTTCGAGGTGCGCACGCGCGGCGCGGTGGCCGGGGTGCGCGGCACGCGCTTCCGCGTCTCCCAGCAGGAGGACGGCACCAGCCGCGTGGAGACGCTGGAGGGCAAGGTGGCCCTGGGCGCGGAGAGGGGCTCCGTGGACGTGGGCGCGGGCTTTGGTTCGCGCGCGAAGCCGGCCGAGGCACCGGAAGCGCCCCGCGCGCTCCTGGCGGCCCCGGCGCTGGAGCGGCCGCGCGGCGGCATCTACCCCAAGGCGCCCGCGCTCGTCTGGAAGGCGGTCCCCGGGGCGAAGGTGTACCGCGTGGAGCTGGCGGGGACGGCGGACTTCGCGGGCGACGTGCGGGTCCAGGAGACGGCCACGCCCACCCTGGACGCGTCGGCGACGGGTCCGGGCAAATGGTTCTGGAGGG
- a CDS encoding PPK2 family polyphosphate kinase has translation MDIIRDEKQGAKVKLERISTLPPKKADREKAKAEFDALGEELFDLQDLLWGARMNSVLIVLQGRDTAGKDGTIKHVVGSLNPRGVSVTSFGVPTPEELEHDFLWRVHRETPRQGEFSIFNRSHYEDVLVARVKSLVPKPLWKARYQHIRDFETLLTEHGTIILKFFLHISRKEQEQRLIAREQEPRKAWKISTSDWEDRAHWVNYTHAYEDVFARTSTEQAPWHLVPSDAKWYRNLVVARTVAEALRPYRERWQAQLDEVGRRKKAELKAWRKKG, from the coding sequence ATGGACATCATCCGCGACGAAAAGCAGGGCGCGAAGGTGAAGCTGGAGCGCATCTCCACGCTGCCTCCCAAGAAGGCGGACCGCGAAAAGGCGAAGGCGGAGTTCGACGCGCTGGGCGAGGAGCTGTTCGACCTTCAGGACCTTCTCTGGGGTGCGAGGATGAACTCCGTGCTCATCGTCCTGCAGGGGCGCGACACCGCGGGCAAGGACGGCACCATCAAGCACGTGGTGGGCAGCCTCAACCCGCGCGGCGTGAGCGTCACGTCCTTTGGCGTGCCCACCCCCGAGGAGCTGGAGCACGACTTCCTCTGGCGCGTCCACCGCGAGACCCCTCGCCAGGGCGAGTTCTCCATCTTCAATCGCTCTCATTACGAGGACGTGCTCGTGGCGCGCGTGAAGTCGCTCGTGCCCAAGCCGCTCTGGAAGGCGCGCTACCAGCACATCCGCGACTTCGAGACGCTGCTCACCGAGCACGGCACCATCATCCTCAAGTTCTTCCTCCACATCAGCCGCAAGGAACAGGAGCAGCGGCTGATCGCGCGTGAGCAGGAGCCGCGCAAGGCGTGGAAGATCTCCACGAGCGACTGGGAGGATCGCGCGCACTGGGTGAATTACACGCACGCCTATGAGGACGTCTTCGCCCGGACGTCCACCGAGCAGGCGCCGTGGCACCTGGTCCCCTCGGATGCCAAGTGGTACCGCAACCTCGTCGTGGCTCGCACCGTGGCGGAGGCCCTGCGCCCCTACCGCGAGCGCTGGCAGGCCCAACTGGATGAGGTCGGCCGGCGGAAGAAGGCCGAGCTCAAGGCCTGGCGCAAGAAGGGCTGA
- a CDS encoding OmpA family protein, whose protein sequence is MSNTREWKRGLAPFLPNTDGDGILDGLDGIIDTGGDGFIDARDADDDNDGLLDGEEDVNHDGITHAPETDRRDDAMDADGLSDGLGAKGGTDRLDADDDFTVLGRRRSLVGRALTVAVAVAVGLTLGAATRAEAQASVSQAIDVQQYKPGPGAYDVLGLNSARVAPHLTWNVGASLNYSHQPLNFYDPREDTFVYRIVARQVSLDLMGAVSLFDRLEVGLVLPLTVTGSEPAAAVSEQFASGVGKTGLGDLRVVPKLALLSEGALNLAVLAPFTLPTGGADHFLGASGLTFQPRVAGEWATPSLRLLANVGINLRKTEQLRNLRVGNELAFGVGAEVPITQALSAQATLKGAMGLKEADTEEIPLEVLGAVKYRFAQGFAANVGAGPGLTRGYGTPTFRVLAGLTYTPGGTKAPVAAAPPCALGPEDFDGFQDDDGCLDPDDDNDGIPDVNDICPTEPETVNGYRDEDGCPDTLPESMTANGAPPAPLALAPAPADMDGDGIPDTEDRCPMVAEDLDGFEDEDGCPDPDNDQDGIPDDKDLCPLEAEVINGVKDEDGCPDQGESKVRLESSRIVILDKVYFATNKDVILPKSFGLLAQVASILRTHPELERVRVEGHTDSQGDDAKNLDLSQRRANHVRDWLMKSGIAGQRLEAVGHGETKPVDTNATAAGRENNRRVEFNIVKTAGSAEGGSP, encoded by the coding sequence GTGAGCAATACCCGCGAATGGAAGCGAGGCCTCGCTCCGTTCCTCCCCAACACCGACGGTGACGGGATTCTGGACGGGCTGGATGGGATCATCGACACCGGTGGCGATGGATTCATCGACGCGCGCGACGCCGACGACGACAATGATGGACTCCTGGATGGCGAGGAAGACGTGAACCACGACGGCATCACCCATGCCCCCGAGACCGACCGGCGCGACGACGCCATGGACGCCGACGGCCTGTCCGACGGCCTCGGGGCGAAGGGCGGCACGGATCGGCTGGATGCCGACGATGACTTCACGGTGCTCGGCCGGCGCCGCTCCCTCGTGGGCCGGGCGCTGACGGTGGCGGTGGCGGTGGCGGTGGGGCTGACGCTGGGTGCCGCGACGCGGGCGGAGGCCCAGGCCTCGGTGTCGCAGGCCATCGACGTGCAGCAGTACAAGCCGGGTCCGGGCGCGTATGACGTGCTCGGGCTGAACAGCGCCCGCGTCGCGCCGCACCTGACGTGGAACGTGGGCGCGTCGCTCAACTACTCGCACCAGCCGCTCAACTTCTATGACCCGCGCGAGGACACCTTCGTCTATCGCATCGTGGCGCGGCAGGTGTCCCTGGACCTGATGGGGGCGGTGTCCCTCTTCGACCGGCTGGAGGTGGGCCTGGTGCTGCCCCTGACGGTGACGGGCTCGGAGCCCGCGGCCGCGGTGTCGGAGCAGTTCGCGAGCGGCGTGGGCAAGACGGGACTGGGCGACCTGCGGGTGGTGCCCAAGCTGGCCCTGCTGTCGGAGGGCGCGCTGAACCTGGCGGTGCTCGCCCCCTTCACCCTGCCCACGGGCGGCGCGGACCACTTCCTGGGCGCGAGCGGGCTCACCTTCCAGCCCCGCGTGGCCGGTGAGTGGGCCACGCCGTCGCTGCGGCTGCTCGCGAACGTGGGCATCAACCTGCGCAAGACGGAGCAGCTGCGCAACCTGCGCGTGGGCAACGAGCTGGCGTTCGGCGTGGGCGCCGAGGTGCCCATCACCCAGGCGCTGTCCGCCCAGGCCACCCTCAAGGGCGCGATGGGCCTGAAGGAGGCCGACACGGAGGAGATCCCCCTGGAGGTGCTGGGCGCGGTGAAGTACCGCTTCGCCCAGGGGTTCGCCGCGAACGTGGGCGCGGGGCCGGGCCTGACGCGCGGCTATGGCACGCCCACCTTCCGCGTCCTCGCGGGGCTGACGTACACGCCGGGAGGCACGAAGGCCCCGGTGGCCGCGGCGCCCCCGTGCGCGCTGGGCCCCGAGGACTTCGATGGGTTCCAGGACGACGACGGCTGCCTGGATCCGGACGACGACAACGACGGCATCCCCGACGTGAACGACATCTGCCCCACCGAGCCGGAGACGGTGAACGGCTACCGCGACGAGGACGGCTGCCCGGACACGCTGCCGGAGTCGATGACGGCCAACGGCGCCCCGCCGGCCCCGCTCGCCCTGGCGCCCGCTCCAGCGGACATGGACGGCGACGGCATCCCGGACACCGAGGACCGGTGCCCGATGGTGGCGGAGGACCTGGACGGCTTCGAGGACGAGGATGGCTGCCCGGATCCGGACAACGACCAGGACGGCATCCCGGACGACAAGGACCTGTGCCCGCTGGAGGCGGAGGTCATCAACGGCGTGAAGGACGAGGACGGGTGCCCGGATCAGGGCGAGTCGAAGGTGCGCCTGGAGAGCTCGCGCATCGTCATCCTCGACAAGGTGTACTTCGCCACCAACAAGGACGTCATCCTGCCCAAGTCCTTCGGGCTGCTGGCGCAGGTGGCCTCCATCCTGCGCACCCACCCGGAGCTGGAGCGGGTGCGCGTGGAGGGCCACACGGACAGCCAGGGCGACGACGCGAAGAACCTGGACCTGTCGCAGCGGCGCGCCAACCACGTGCGCGACTGGCTGATGAAGAGCGGCATCGCGGGGCAGCGCCTGGAGGCGGTGGGCCATGGCGAGACGAAGCCGGTGGACACCAACGCCACCGCGGCCGGACGCGAGAACAACCGCCGCGTGGAGTTCAACATCGTGAAGACCGCCGGTTCGGCGGAAGGAGGGTCGCCGTGA
- a CDS encoding PAS domain-containing sensor histidine kinase, with amino-acid sequence MRSPRAMSTPTPTPSPLQTAAIAATCAVLMAAVGAVTEGWERGPRLAALAVSAFVLAALGTWRARAATRRECERLIRQGDEARSLRDAVMDITPVGFAYFDRDLKYVHVNAALAAMNGLPVDAHLGRHVTEVLPALGTALAPRLTRALETDSPLQDVSLQVETPAAPGEARFWFGSYSRVRGAGGAVLGVIASLSEVTERMRAEASLQEHEGRLDVLTRSLPDYLWGGKLRNGVLRDFYCTPVIERTTGYPLSAFTRTGVDGAPAPLWLEMIHPEDRARYRGCVEGLAPGTEAEVEHRLICADGRVRWVSSRAAASVMDAQGAVHLGCVVTDITDRRLAEDLRQRLHDSFRRSATEWRRTFDAVSSPLLVLSADGIIHRLNDAARALFRESDPSGQPLASTVGAPPWSSAGPLVDELRATHGSASRQVHDAESGRTWELAAAWVDEVDSEDARIILVGTEITRLLELQAHVRRSETMAAMGAIVAGVAHEVRNPLFSISAVVDAVEATFGTKPELQPYLEVLRGEVRRLTHLTQELFEYGRPARGEWTDGAVGSVVADALSACELARDKAAVTLRRELAEGLPPVRMDARRLFHVFRNVVENAVQHSPQGSTVSVTAQAVEEAGRPWVRCTIHDGGPGFRSEDLPHVFEPFFSKRRGGTGLGLSIVQRILEEHQGRIRLSNHPQGGAEVTILLPALTPAADAGSTLKSQAS; translated from the coding sequence GTGCGCTCCCCGCGCGCCATGTCCACGCCCACTCCAACGCCCTCCCCGCTCCAGACCGCCGCCATCGCCGCCACCTGCGCCGTGCTCATGGCCGCGGTGGGCGCGGTGACGGAAGGCTGGGAGCGGGGGCCGCGCCTCGCGGCGCTGGCGGTGAGCGCCTTCGTGCTCGCGGCGCTGGGCACCTGGCGTGCGCGGGCCGCGACCCGGCGCGAGTGCGAGCGGCTGATCCGGCAGGGGGACGAGGCCCGGTCGCTGCGGGACGCGGTGATGGACATCACGCCGGTGGGCTTCGCGTACTTCGACCGGGACCTGAAGTACGTGCACGTCAACGCCGCGCTCGCCGCGATGAACGGCCTGCCGGTGGACGCGCACCTGGGCCGCCACGTCACGGAGGTGCTGCCCGCGCTGGGCACCGCGCTGGCGCCCCGGTTGACCCGCGCGCTGGAAACGGACTCGCCGTTGCAGGACGTCAGCCTCCAGGTGGAGACGCCCGCCGCCCCCGGAGAGGCGCGCTTCTGGTTCGGAAGCTATTCGCGCGTGCGCGGCGCCGGCGGCGCGGTGCTGGGCGTCATCGCCTCCCTGTCGGAGGTCACGGAGCGGATGCGCGCGGAGGCCTCCCTCCAGGAGCATGAGGGGCGCCTGGACGTGCTCACGCGGTCGCTGCCGGACTACCTGTGGGGCGGGAAGCTGCGCAACGGCGTGCTGCGCGACTTCTACTGCACGCCCGTCATCGAGCGCACCACCGGCTATCCCCTGAGCGCCTTCACCCGCACGGGCGTGGACGGCGCGCCCGCGCCGCTGTGGCTGGAGATGATCCACCCGGAGGACCGGGCGCGCTACCGGGGGTGCGTGGAGGGACTGGCGCCGGGCACGGAGGCGGAGGTGGAGCACCGGCTCATCTGCGCCGACGGGCGCGTGCGCTGGGTGAGCAGCCGCGCAGCCGCCTCCGTCATGGACGCGCAGGGCGCGGTGCACCTGGGCTGCGTCGTCACCGACATCACCGACCGGCGCCTCGCGGAGGATCTGCGCCAGCGCCTGCACGACAGCTTCCGGCGCTCCGCCACGGAGTGGCGCCGCACGTTCGACGCGGTGTCGTCGCCGCTGCTGGTGCTGAGCGCGGACGGCATCATCCACCGGCTCAACGACGCGGCCCGCGCGCTCTTCCGGGAGTCGGACCCCTCCGGCCAGCCCCTGGCCTCCACCGTCGGGGCGCCGCCCTGGTCCAGCGCGGGCCCCCTGGTGGACGAGCTGCGCGCGACGCATGGCAGCGCCAGCCGGCAGGTGCATGACGCGGAGTCCGGACGCACCTGGGAGCTGGCGGCGGCCTGGGTGGACGAGGTGGACAGCGAGGACGCGCGCATCATCCTGGTGGGCACCGAAATCACGCGGCTGCTGGAGCTGCAGGCCCACGTGCGCCGCAGCGAGACGATGGCCGCCATGGGGGCCATCGTGGCGGGCGTGGCCCACGAGGTGCGCAACCCCCTGTTCTCCATCTCCGCCGTGGTGGACGCGGTGGAGGCCACCTTCGGAACGAAGCCCGAGCTGCAGCCGTACCTGGAGGTGCTGCGCGGCGAGGTGCGCCGGCTCACCCACCTCACCCAGGAGCTGTTCGAGTACGGCCGCCCCGCGCGGGGCGAGTGGACCGACGGCGCCGTGGGCTCCGTGGTCGCGGACGCCCTGTCCGCCTGCGAGCTCGCGCGGGACAAGGCGGCGGTGACGCTGCGCCGCGAGCTGGCGGAGGGGCTGCCTCCGGTGCGCATGGACGCGCGCCGGCTGTTCCACGTCTTCCGCAACGTGGTGGAGAACGCCGTGCAGCACTCGCCCCAGGGCAGCACCGTGTCCGTGACGGCCCAGGCCGTGGAGGAGGCGGGCCGCCCCTGGGTGCGCTGCACCATCCACGACGGAGGGCCCGGGTTCAGGAGCGAGGATCTCCCGCACGTCTTCGAGCCCTTCTTCAGCAAGCGCCGGGGCGGCACCGGCCTGGGACTCTCCATCGTCCAGCGCATCCTGGAAGAGCACCAGGGGCGCATCCGCCTGTCCAACCACCCCCAGGGAGGCGCCGAGGTGACCATCCTGCTGCCCGCCCTGACCCCGGCCGCCGACGCCGGCTCCACCTTGAAGTCGCAGGCATCATGA